In one window of Eleutherodactylus coqui strain aEleCoq1 chromosome 10, aEleCoq1.hap1, whole genome shotgun sequence DNA:
- the LOC136580154 gene encoding uncharacterized protein isoform X2 yields MLTYLGSTVTSHYHKLVKRCWSKVISGRPTLAKVVVAGSFFALFALVAGAGLFFYIYFRHKDHFAEIEEELVSGKRRYKPQLEDAGNGLCEKHASKRGWWEKLCGKKRKRSGDEEAPKDENDQIRGGDLREPNQNMTQRKATGNDGKEHHKEKRKTTKKRVKSKKSDPKKKNKKLRANRNLKKKGKRGQPNRKKEEAREKPEDRAAGETLEDLWNMRMQEVQRAKQEENIIDQRLKVKKPEAADRANWEKSRVPPTAQHPDTASTARESSQE; encoded by the exons ATGCTTACATATTTAGGGTCTACAGTAACCTCCCATTATCACAAACTGGTCAAACGATGCTGGAGTAAAG TGATCTCCGGACGTCCAACTTTGGCCAAAGTGGTTGTGGCCGGATCGTTCTTCGCGCTCTTCGCTTTAGTAGCCGGAGCCGGTCTCTTCTTCTACATCTA TTTCAGACATAAGGATCACTTTGCTGAGATTGAAGAAGAGCTGGTGAGCGGAAAACGGCGTTATAAGCCACAGCTGGAAGACGCGGGGAACGGTCTATGTGAAAAGCACGCAAGCAAGCGAG GCTGGTGGGAAAAACTATGTGGGAAGAAGAGAAAAAGATCCGGCGATGAAGAGGCACCCAAGGATGAGAACGACCAGATCCGTGGTGGAGATCTAAGAGAGCCAAACCAAAACATGACCCAAAGAAAAGCAACGGGCAATGATGGCAAAGAGCATCataaggaaaaaaggaaaacaacGAAAAAGAGAGTAAAGTCCAAGAAGTCGGAtccaaagaagaaaaacaaaaaacttcggGCAAATAGGAatctaaaaaagaaaggaaaaaggggTCAACCGAACCGCAAAAAGGAGGAAGCTAGGGAGAAACCGGAAGATAGAGCAGCGGGGGAGACCCTGGAAGATCTCTGGAACATGAGAATGCAGGAAGTGCAAAGAGCGAAACAGGAAGAGAACATAATAGACCAAAGGTTAAAAGTCAAGAAACCGGAGGCGGCAGACAGAGCGAATTGGGAGAAGAGCCGAGTCCCCCCAACTGCCCAACATCCAGATACGGCAAGCACAGCCAGGGAAAGCagtcaagaataa
- the LOC136580154 gene encoding uncharacterized protein isoform X1, translating to MRFACVEITIVLTVFWVRAPLAANNVTDKTEEHQSIQEVNVISGRPTLAKVVVAGSFFALFALVAGAGLFFYIYFRHKDHFAEIEEELVSGKRRYKPQLEDAGNGLCEKHASKRGWWEKLCGKKRKRSGDEEAPKDENDQIRGGDLREPNQNMTQRKATGNDGKEHHKEKRKTTKKRVKSKKSDPKKKNKKLRANRNLKKKGKRGQPNRKKEEAREKPEDRAAGETLEDLWNMRMQEVQRAKQEENIIDQRLKVKKPEAADRANWEKSRVPPTAQHPDTASTARESSQE from the exons ATGAGATTCGCCTGTGTGGAAATCACCATCGTGCTGACCGTCTTCTGGGTCCGGGCTCCGCTAGCTGCAAATAACGTAAcag ATAAAACCGAGGAGCATCAGTCAATCCAAGAAGTAAATG TGATCTCCGGACGTCCAACTTTGGCCAAAGTGGTTGTGGCCGGATCGTTCTTCGCGCTCTTCGCTTTAGTAGCCGGAGCCGGTCTCTTCTTCTACATCTA TTTCAGACATAAGGATCACTTTGCTGAGATTGAAGAAGAGCTGGTGAGCGGAAAACGGCGTTATAAGCCACAGCTGGAAGACGCGGGGAACGGTCTATGTGAAAAGCACGCAAGCAAGCGAG GCTGGTGGGAAAAACTATGTGGGAAGAAGAGAAAAAGATCCGGCGATGAAGAGGCACCCAAGGATGAGAACGACCAGATCCGTGGTGGAGATCTAAGAGAGCCAAACCAAAACATGACCCAAAGAAAAGCAACGGGCAATGATGGCAAAGAGCATCataaggaaaaaaggaaaacaacGAAAAAGAGAGTAAAGTCCAAGAAGTCGGAtccaaagaagaaaaacaaaaaacttcggGCAAATAGGAatctaaaaaagaaaggaaaaaggggTCAACCGAACCGCAAAAAGGAGGAAGCTAGGGAGAAACCGGAAGATAGAGCAGCGGGGGAGACCCTGGAAGATCTCTGGAACATGAGAATGCAGGAAGTGCAAAGAGCGAAACAGGAAGAGAACATAATAGACCAAAGGTTAAAAGTCAAGAAACCGGAGGCGGCAGACAGAGCGAATTGGGAGAAGAGCCGAGTCCCCCCAACTGCCCAACATCCAGATACGGCAAGCACAGCCAGGGAAAGCagtcaagaataa